From Camelina sativa cultivar DH55 chromosome 7, Cs, whole genome shotgun sequence, one genomic window encodes:
- the LOC104699888 gene encoding uncharacterized protein LOC104699888: MDSYYVGYVDSEEPHFLESCSLCRKTLSINSDIFMYRGDMAFCSQECRQEQIESDEIKSKSWRKTSSSSGSSLRKSSDPKDSVAGETIRTKTLIMA, translated from the exons ATGGATTCGTATTACGTTGGGTATGTGGACAGCGAGGAGCCACACTTTCTAGAATCTTGCTCTCTTTGTCGCAAAACCCTTTCTATCAACTCTGACATTTTCATGTACAG aggAGACATGGCATTCTGTAGCCAAGAGTGTAGGCAAGAACAGATTGAGTCTgatgaaatcaaatcaaagaGCTGGAGAAAAACGTCGTCGTCTTCCGGATCATCTCTCCGGAAATCGTCTGATCCGAAAGATTCTGTCGCCGGGGAAACCATACGGACAAAAACTCTCATCATGGCTTAA